The proteins below come from a single Salinilacihabitans rarus genomic window:
- a CDS encoding glucose 1-dehydrogenase, which produces MRAIAVTPGAGGPEIVEKPVPEPDTGEALVRTLRVGVDGTDHEVIAGGHGDVPDGEDHLVLGHEAVGVVEDPNGTDLEAGEVVVPTVRRPPNGTNEYFERGEPDMAPEGEYVERGIVGDHGFMAEYFTSPAEYLVSIPEDLAPLGFLVEPISISEKAFEHAYAARSAFEWHPESALVLGNGSLGLLTLAMLEAVHGYDRTYCLGRRDRPDPTIDVIESLGATYVDSRETPVSEVADAYEPMDFVYEATGYAKHAFETIEALAPNGVGALLGVPGPWEFEIDGGTLHEEFVLHNKALIGSVNSHRGHFASAVDTLSQLPAPFLDDLITGVYDIENFEAAFVDDDTTIKTAVEFDRT; this is translated from the coding sequence ATGAGAGCGATCGCAGTGACACCGGGGGCTGGTGGCCCCGAAATCGTCGAGAAGCCCGTCCCGGAACCGGATACGGGGGAGGCCCTCGTGCGGACGCTCCGCGTCGGCGTCGACGGCACCGACCACGAGGTCATCGCGGGCGGCCACGGGGACGTCCCCGATGGCGAGGACCACCTCGTGTTGGGCCACGAGGCCGTCGGCGTCGTCGAGGACCCCAACGGGACCGACCTCGAGGCCGGCGAGGTCGTCGTCCCCACCGTCAGACGGCCGCCGAACGGGACCAACGAGTACTTCGAGCGCGGCGAACCCGATATGGCGCCCGAGGGCGAGTACGTCGAGCGCGGCATCGTCGGCGACCACGGCTTCATGGCCGAGTACTTCACCAGCCCCGCGGAGTACCTCGTGTCGATCCCCGAGGACCTGGCGCCGCTGGGTTTTCTCGTCGAGCCGATCAGCATCTCCGAGAAGGCGTTCGAACACGCCTACGCCGCCCGGTCGGCGTTCGAGTGGCACCCCGAGTCGGCGCTGGTGCTCGGCAACGGCTCGCTCGGCCTGCTGACCCTCGCGATGCTCGAGGCGGTCCACGGCTACGACCGCACCTACTGTCTCGGCCGGCGCGACCGCCCCGACCCGACCATCGACGTCATCGAGTCCCTCGGCGCGACGTACGTCGACTCCCGCGAGACGCCCGTCTCCGAGGTTGCCGACGCCTACGAGCCGATGGACTTCGTCTACGAGGCGACCGGCTACGCGAAACACGCCTTCGAGACCATCGAAGCGCTCGCGCCCAACGGCGTCGGCGCCTTGCTGGGCGTCCCCGGCCCGTGGGAGTTCGAGATCGACGGCGGCACGCTCCACGAGGAGTTCGTCCTGCACAACAAGGCGCTGATCGGCAGCGTCAACTCCCACCGCGGGCACTTCGCGAGCGCGGTCGATACGCTCTCCCAGCTTCCGGCGCCGTTCCTCGACGACCTGATCACCGGCGTCTACGACATCGAGAATTTCGAGGCGGCGTTCGTCGACGACGATACGACTATAAAAACGGCGGTCGAATTCGACCGCACATGA
- a CDS encoding sporulation protein: MIVGRSAEFRRAAAVRSSSVGDGPAVLYVSGHDTPSAMGFFNRLGIGSAEVDTILETETVRPGDSVPARIEIEGGSDDQEVDGIDLAIMTRYEVETDDGSSYSTGKITETELTDGFTITAGEERTIDAGSIHVPESTPPTIGKTRVWVYTGLDIDLSVDPKDKDHLEVLPGPYLEALLGVVEDLGFRRSSVDNVEAPSFGPKEFVQEFEYKPHGGPYSGELDEIELFPARHGDRLEVVVEVDKSGLSIFGSDESHHHITIDTTDSEHIERLLTDLIDRQL, translated from the coding sequence GTGATTGTGGGTCGGTCAGCCGAGTTTCGAAGGGCAGCGGCGGTTCGGTCTTCCTCTGTGGGTGACGGTCCCGCAGTTCTATATGTGTCTGGGCACGATACTCCGTCCGCAATGGGATTCTTCAACCGCCTCGGCATCGGTTCGGCCGAGGTCGACACGATACTCGAAACGGAGACGGTCCGTCCCGGCGACAGCGTTCCGGCCCGCATCGAGATCGAGGGTGGCTCCGACGACCAGGAGGTCGACGGGATCGACCTCGCGATCATGACCCGCTACGAGGTCGAGACCGACGATGGGAGTAGCTACTCGACGGGGAAGATCACGGAAACGGAGCTGACAGACGGGTTCACCATCACCGCCGGCGAGGAGCGGACGATCGATGCCGGTTCGATCCACGTCCCCGAGTCGACGCCACCGACCATCGGCAAAACGCGGGTCTGGGTGTACACCGGTCTCGATATCGACCTGTCGGTGGATCCGAAGGACAAAGACCACCTGGAAGTGCTGCCAGGCCCGTATCTGGAGGCGCTACTGGGGGTCGTCGAGGATCTCGGATTCCGTCGCAGTTCCGTCGACAACGTCGAAGCACCCTCGTTCGGACCGAAAGAGTTCGTCCAGGAGTTCGAATACAAGCCACACGGCGGACCGTACAGCGGCGAACTCGACGAAATCGAGCTGTTTCCGGCCCGGCACGGCGACCGACTCGAAGTCGTCGTCGAGGTGGATAAAAGCGGCCTGTCGATCTTCGGCTCCGACGAGAGTCACCACCACATCACCATCGACACTACCGACTCCGAGCACATCGAGAGACTGCTCACCGACCTCATCGACCGACAGCTCTGA
- a CDS encoding oleate hydratase → MTQHTNRRRRMSTDRPPHVATREAHVVGGGIAGLAAAAFLIRDGNMPGENVHLYEKLDVVGGAMDGAGDPEEGYVIRGGRMFNFPTYECTWDLFRTIPSLEDPSISVKEEMNEFNEIHESYAETRLMENGQRVDASQFELDTQHRLSLVRLLATPEERLGDTRIEEWFDDDFFETNFWYLWATIFAFQPWHSVAEVRRYMYRFLHVFPGLHTLEDIDRTKYNQYDSMILPLRRWLEDRDVDFQHGCRVTDMDVTTSRDGRTVERIHYETDDGTESVAVDPTDLVFVTNGSMTDGSDLGSWDEAPETNETGASWELWRSIAEDNPQFGDPEVFAGNVQETKWESFTVTLENTDLFDHIVEFTDEEPGNGLVTYVDSNWLMSTVVAAQPHFANQPDDVKIFWGYALFPDREGDYVDKKMSECTGREILEELCYHLQCTDRLPEILEGVDCVPCMMPFITAHFQPREPGDRPPVVPDGSNNLAFLGQYADLPRDVVFTVEYSVRTAMTAVYDLLDLDEDVPPVSKHYRQPDVLAQALQASFQ, encoded by the coding sequence ATCACGCAGCACACGAACCGGAGGAGACGTATGTCCACTGATCGACCACCGCACGTCGCCACCCGTGAGGCGCACGTCGTCGGCGGCGGCATCGCCGGACTGGCGGCCGCCGCGTTCCTGATCCGCGACGGCAACATGCCCGGCGAGAACGTTCATCTCTACGAGAAACTCGACGTCGTCGGCGGGGCGATGGACGGCGCGGGCGACCCCGAGGAGGGGTACGTCATCCGGGGCGGGCGGATGTTCAATTTCCCCACGTACGAGTGTACCTGGGACCTCTTCCGGACGATCCCGTCGCTGGAGGATCCCAGCATTTCGGTCAAAGAGGAGATGAACGAGTTCAACGAGATCCACGAGTCCTACGCGGAGACGCGGCTGATGGAGAACGGGCAGCGCGTCGACGCCTCGCAGTTCGAGTTGGACACGCAGCATCGGCTCTCGTTGGTTCGCCTGCTGGCGACGCCCGAGGAACGGCTCGGCGATACCCGGATCGAGGAGTGGTTCGACGACGACTTCTTCGAGACGAACTTCTGGTATCTGTGGGCGACGATCTTCGCCTTCCAGCCCTGGCACAGCGTCGCCGAGGTCCGGCGGTACATGTACCGGTTCCTCCACGTGTTCCCCGGGTTGCACACCCTAGAGGACATCGACCGGACGAAGTACAACCAGTACGACTCGATGATCCTCCCGCTTCGCCGGTGGCTCGAGGACAGGGACGTCGACTTCCAGCACGGGTGTCGCGTGACGGACATGGACGTCACCACCTCGCGGGACGGTCGGACCGTCGAGCGGATCCACTACGAGACCGACGACGGCACCGAGAGCGTCGCGGTCGACCCGACGGATCTCGTCTTCGTCACGAACGGTTCGATGACCGACGGCTCGGACCTCGGATCGTGGGACGAAGCGCCCGAAACGAACGAGACGGGTGCCTCCTGGGAGCTCTGGCGGTCCATCGCGGAGGACAACCCGCAGTTCGGCGATCCCGAGGTCTTCGCGGGCAACGTCCAGGAGACCAAGTGGGAGTCGTTTACCGTCACGCTGGAGAACACCGACCTGTTCGATCACATCGTCGAGTTCACCGACGAGGAACCGGGCAACGGGCTGGTGACCTACGTCGATTCGAACTGGCTCATGTCCACCGTCGTCGCGGCCCAGCCCCACTTCGCGAACCAGCCCGACGACGTGAAGATCTTCTGGGGGTACGCGCTGTTCCCCGACCGGGAGGGTGACTACGTCGACAAGAAGATGTCCGAGTGTACGGGCCGGGAGATCCTCGAAGAGCTGTGCTATCACCTCCAGTGTACCGACCGGCTCCCGGAGATTCTGGAGGGCGTCGACTGTGTCCCCTGTATGATGCCGTTCATCACGGCCCACTTCCAGCCCCGCGAGCCCGGCGACCGTCCCCCCGTCGTTCCCGACGGCTCGAACAACCTCGCGTTCCTCGGGCAGTACGCCGACCTCCCACGGGACGTCGTGTTCACCGTCGAGTACTCGGTGCGGACGGCGATGACTGCCGTCTACGACCTCCTCGACCTCGACGAAGACGTGCCGCCAGTGAGCAAACACTACCGCCAGCCTGACGTCCTCGCCCAGGCGTTGCAGGCGTCGTTCCAGTAG
- a CDS encoding HAD family hydrolase, with protein MERYDLVYRLYDEFDTKTLREYQEFVDVFPAIDSRVALEHWQTASEELEERKEEIRDAFAAGETFAEVAARATRDQAFAALDLEAKYGRPVNVLVLDVDETLRSAGGTDNEIPRDTLHVLTEFHEAGVPIVICTGQTLENVKGFAIQGLGSEIVHSGELSIVYEAGTGVFTPGHGADTKQLLYEDLDAEIRDVFDDVRARVLPEAPEDLRRGCHLQGNEFNVTMKPNYETGSARAREIIDDALVYLLDLLADAVAAAVDADGDGDDAVAWTRAFYAEGDPEIRAVLEREGTYPDVDVDGIPEELRSLLERIDVAYYEADAAEIGSLELNKVVGVERALDVLGVEDPFALVMGDSKSDLRVMRWVAENDAGIAAAPEHASRETLDHVIRSDELVFDRGKSVDVLRTVYALNRFARLG; from the coding sequence ATGGAGCGATACGATCTCGTCTACCGGCTCTACGACGAGTTCGACACGAAGACCCTGCGGGAGTACCAGGAGTTCGTCGACGTCTTCCCCGCCATCGACTCGCGGGTCGCACTGGAGCACTGGCAGACGGCCAGCGAGGAACTCGAGGAGCGAAAGGAGGAGATCCGCGACGCCTTCGCGGCCGGCGAGACGTTCGCCGAAGTGGCCGCGCGGGCGACCCGCGATCAGGCGTTCGCGGCGCTTGACCTCGAGGCGAAGTACGGCCGGCCGGTGAACGTGCTCGTCCTCGACGTCGACGAGACGCTGCGGTCGGCCGGCGGCACCGACAACGAGATTCCCCGGGACACGCTGCACGTGCTCACCGAGTTCCACGAGGCGGGGGTGCCGATCGTCATCTGTACCGGCCAGACCCTGGAGAACGTCAAAGGGTTCGCCATTCAGGGGCTGGGCAGCGAGATCGTCCACTCCGGTGAGCTGTCGATCGTCTACGAGGCCGGGACGGGCGTGTTCACGCCGGGTCACGGCGCCGACACGAAGCAGTTGCTCTACGAGGACCTCGACGCGGAGATCCGCGACGTCTTCGACGACGTCCGCGCGCGCGTGCTCCCGGAGGCCCCCGAGGACCTCCGGCGGGGCTGTCACCTCCAGGGCAACGAGTTCAACGTGACGATGAAGCCCAACTACGAGACGGGCTCCGCACGCGCCCGCGAGATCATCGACGACGCGCTCGTCTACCTGCTCGACCTGCTCGCGGACGCCGTCGCGGCGGCCGTCGACGCCGACGGCGACGGCGACGACGCCGTCGCGTGGACCCGCGCGTTCTACGCCGAGGGCGACCCCGAGATCCGGGCGGTGCTCGAACGCGAGGGCACCTACCCCGACGTCGACGTGGACGGGATTCCCGAGGAACTGCGATCGCTCCTCGAACGGATCGACGTCGCCTACTACGAGGCCGACGCGGCAGAGATCGGCAGTCTGGAACTGAACAAGGTCGTCGGCGTCGAACGCGCGCTCGACGTACTCGGCGTCGAGGACCCGTTCGCGCTCGTGATGGGCGACTCGAAGAGCGACCTGCGGGTGATGCGGTGGGTCGCGGAGAACGACGCGGGGATCGCCGCCGCGCCGGAGCACGCCTCGCGGGAGACGCTGGACCACGTCATCCGGTCGGACGAACTCGTCTTCGACCGGGGCAAGAGCGTCGACGTCCTGCGGACGGTCTACGCGCTCAACCGGTTCGCGAGGCTCGGCTGA
- a CDS encoding DUF7110 family protein produces the protein MSTEESRHVYRLHSTLELPLEDLRDFLETATFPEGVTDVELTRRNNTLILKAVAADESVSKYTPTAQLKASVTENRVYEEDPDERRNSFRWDEEDEEEIESELVEFAAFKGDRETVLQNSLLQYEMFRVLCNIAEVAEKGTLTAISERDGELEATRIVDGEPRPADVEVVEGPRERKTSSSGVNWRDNKFISD, from the coding sequence ATGTCAACAGAGGAATCCAGACACGTTTATCGGTTGCACTCGACGCTCGAACTCCCGCTCGAAGATCTTCGCGACTTCCTCGAGACGGCGACGTTTCCGGAGGGTGTCACCGACGTCGAACTGACCCGCCGAAACAACACTCTCATTCTGAAAGCCGTCGCGGCCGACGAGAGCGTCAGCAAGTACACCCCGACGGCCCAGCTCAAGGCGAGCGTGACCGAGAACCGGGTCTACGAGGAGGACCCGGACGAGCGACGCAACTCCTTCCGCTGGGACGAGGAGGACGAAGAGGAGATCGAGTCCGAACTCGTCGAGTTCGCCGCGTTCAAGGGCGACCGCGAGACCGTCCTGCAGAACTCGCTGCTGCAGTACGAGATGTTCCGCGTCCTCTGTAACATCGCCGAGGTCGCCGAGAAGGGCACCCTGACGGCGATCTCCGAGCGCGACGGCGAACTCGAGGCGACGCGCATCGTCGACGGCGAACCCCGGCCGGCCGACGTCGAAGTGGTAGAGGGTCCCCGCGAGCGCAAGACCAGTTCGTCGGGAGTCAACTGGCGCGACAACAAGTTCATCTCCGACTGA
- a CDS encoding PQQ-dependent sugar dehydrogenase, translating into MPPLDRRRLLRATAAALTAGVAGCLLDARPDEAADPPDGVAPTTVVSDLEIPWDLAVAGDDAFVTERDGGVRRFDRESLVDGAGLAAGDGEVALAGADLPERTAPGEGGTLGVAAHPDYPEPPALYVYYTAEDGERRNRVVRYDRDREEIDPIVEGIPAARTHNGGRLRVGPDGDLWVLTGDAEDPDAARDPDSLSGSVLRLTPDGDPAAPGPPFPDGDPRLFTVGHRNPQGLAFAPDGTAFVAEHGPDARDEVSLLRSGGNYGWDVARGGPDDPEYDGYDAHEAFVPPLVNTGPETTWAPSGIARYDGPIPEWNGRLLVAGLASETLFAVALLDDAAAADDLPDAEVATVHDADWLDDRYTAVSVPYYVGEFGRLRHVAVGPDGALYLLTSNRDGRARVGGDFPQDRDDRIVRLDRA; encoded by the coding sequence GTGCCCCCTCTCGACCGCCGCCGACTCCTCCGCGCGACGGCCGCCGCCCTGACCGCCGGGGTCGCCGGCTGTCTCCTCGACGCTCGACCCGACGAGGCCGCCGACCCGCCCGACGGGGTCGCCCCGACGACGGTCGTCTCCGACCTCGAGATTCCGTGGGACCTCGCGGTCGCCGGCGACGACGCCTTCGTCACCGAACGCGACGGCGGCGTCCGCCGGTTCGACCGCGAGTCGCTGGTCGACGGCGCGGGCCTCGCGGCCGGCGACGGCGAGGTCGCGCTCGCGGGCGCTGACCTGCCGGAGCGGACGGCCCCGGGCGAGGGCGGGACGCTGGGCGTCGCGGCCCACCCCGACTACCCGGAGCCGCCGGCACTCTACGTCTACTACACCGCCGAGGACGGCGAGCGCCGCAACCGGGTGGTGCGCTACGACCGCGACCGCGAGGAGATCGACCCGATCGTCGAGGGGATTCCGGCGGCGCGGACTCACAACGGCGGCCGGCTCCGGGTCGGTCCCGACGGCGACCTCTGGGTGCTGACCGGCGACGCCGAGGACCCCGACGCGGCGCGGGACCCGGACTCGCTTTCGGGGTCGGTCCTGCGGCTAACCCCCGATGGCGACCCCGCGGCCCCCGGCCCGCCGTTCCCGGACGGCGACCCCCGGCTGTTCACGGTCGGCCACCGCAATCCGCAGGGCCTCGCGTTCGCGCCGGACGGCACCGCGTTCGTGGCCGAGCACGGCCCGGACGCCCGTGACGAGGTGTCCCTCCTGCGCTCCGGCGGGAACTACGGCTGGGACGTCGCCCGCGGCGGGCCGGACGACCCCGAGTACGACGGCTACGACGCCCACGAGGCGTTCGTCCCGCCGCTGGTCAACACCGGGCCGGAGACGACGTGGGCGCCGTCCGGCATCGCCCGCTACGACGGCCCGATCCCCGAGTGGAACGGCCGCCTCCTCGTCGCGGGGCTGGCCTCCGAGACGCTGTTCGCCGTCGCGCTCCTCGACGACGCCGCGGCGGCCGACGACCTCCCGGACGCGGAGGTCGCGACCGTCCACGACGCCGACTGGCTCGACGACCGCTACACGGCCGTCTCGGTGCCCTACTACGTCGGCGAGTTCGGCCGCCTCCGGCACGTCGCGGTCGGCCCCGACGGCGCGCTCTACCTCCTGACGTCGAACCGCGACGGCCGCGCCCGCGTGGGCGGTGACTTCCCGCAGGACCGCGACGACCGCATCGTCCGCCTCGACCGGGCGTGA
- a CDS encoding DUF7345 domain-containing protein produces MISTVDTRTARRTARTWGIVALVLLAAVATPAAAQTGTQAQLTTDTTEPAFVVALHEDGSADVTVTMTYDLTDENAAFESLRNNSTVQQNAAETFAERLRSVAANASEATGREMSVSDPSISLSTADGGSVGVITLQVRWHGLAAVDGDTLHVSEPFASGFTPERPFTLVEPDGYELTDATPEPADTTADGATWAAGTSLEGFSATFEPSTASTSGGDALPGFGPVAGLVAVSAGAALLARRSAS; encoded by the coding sequence ATGATATCGACAGTAGATACACGTACCGCCCGCCGGACGGCACGCACGTGGGGTATCGTCGCGCTAGTACTGCTCGCCGCCGTCGCGACGCCCGCGGCGGCCCAGACCGGTACACAGGCGCAGCTAACTACCGACACCACGGAACCGGCGTTCGTCGTCGCCCTCCACGAGGACGGGAGTGCGGACGTCACGGTGACGATGACGTACGACCTGACCGACGAGAACGCGGCGTTCGAGTCGCTTCGAAACAACAGCACTGTCCAACAAAACGCGGCCGAGACGTTCGCAGAGCGGTTGCGCTCGGTCGCCGCCAACGCGTCGGAAGCGACCGGCCGGGAGATGAGCGTCTCGGACCCCTCGATTTCGCTCTCGACGGCCGACGGCGGGAGCGTCGGCGTCATCACACTCCAGGTTCGCTGGCACGGCCTCGCAGCGGTTGACGGCGACACCCTGCACGTGAGCGAGCCGTTCGCGAGCGGGTTCACACCCGAACGACCGTTCACGCTCGTCGAACCGGACGGCTACGAACTCACCGACGCGACGCCGGAACCGGCCGACACGACCGCAGACGGCGCGACGTGGGCGGCCGGCACCAGCCTCGAGGGGTTCTCGGCGACGTTCGAACCGAGCACCGCCAGCACGAGCGGCGGCGACGCCCTCCCCGGGTTCGGCCCGGTCGCCGGCCTCGTCGCCGTGAGTGCCGGCGCCGCCCTGCTCGCCCGCCGTAGCGCGAGCTAG
- a CDS encoding ribonuclease H-like domain-containing protein — protein sequence MRYQRDDGGHERIATIDIETTHFDPTHGETVAIGLGVHDRDTPASEASYELHHQDTDTDEATLIERALTRLDDLGADLLVTYKGSEFDMAFLNERLTLLGADELSPAIDTPDTHLDLFTDRKEKANRTNEKWPKLEECLESYGLPTPTTVWNGQPVTNTVFGEELGPAYLEAVAEGAADRVTALKDPIEHYLMTDLEANLALYYADVGVAFDPAHLASRREFHSGG from the coding sequence ATGCGGTATCAGCGTGACGACGGCGGCCACGAACGCATCGCAACGATCGACATCGAGACGACCCACTTCGATCCGACGCACGGCGAAACGGTCGCGATCGGCCTCGGCGTCCACGACCGCGACACGCCAGCGAGCGAGGCCAGCTACGAGCTGCACCATCAGGATACCGACACCGACGAAGCCACGCTGATCGAGCGGGCGCTCACGCGACTCGACGACCTCGGTGCCGACCTGCTCGTCACGTACAAGGGATCCGAGTTCGACATGGCGTTTCTGAACGAGCGGCTGACGCTCCTCGGCGCGGACGAGCTCTCGCCAGCGATCGATACGCCGGACACCCACCTCGACCTGTTCACCGACCGGAAAGAGAAGGCGAATCGGACGAACGAGAAGTGGCCGAAGCTGGAAGAGTGCCTCGAGAGTTACGGGCTTCCGACGCCGACGACCGTCTGGAACGGGCAACCAGTTACAAACACCGTGTTCGGCGAGGAACTCGGCCCGGCGTACCTCGAGGCGGTCGCGGAGGGCGCAGCGGACCGGGTGACCGCCCTGAAAGACCCGATCGAGCACTACCTCATGACGGATTTAGAGGCGAACCTCGCGCTCTACTACGCGGACGTCGGCGTCGCGTTCGACCCCGCACACCTCGCGTCCCGCCGCGAGTTTCACTCGGGCGGCTGA
- a CDS encoding glutaredoxin family protein, with protein sequence MDFPPNRGFDQEEVDEHVADAIENNEVVLFMKGNELMPQCGYSQRALELIATHREEFETVDVLESLAEYRAALEEHSGWETIPQTFVDGEFVGGSDVLAELEERGELAATLGAEE encoded by the coding sequence ATGGACTTCCCGCCAAATCGAGGGTTCGACCAGGAGGAGGTCGACGAACACGTCGCCGACGCGATCGAGAACAACGAGGTCGTCCTCTTCATGAAAGGCAACGAGTTGATGCCACAGTGTGGCTACTCCCAGCGCGCGCTGGAGTTGATCGCGACCCACCGCGAGGAGTTCGAGACGGTCGACGTCCTCGAATCGCTGGCGGAGTACCGTGCGGCCCTCGAGGAACACAGCGGCTGGGAGACCATCCCCCAGACGTTCGTCGACGGCGAGTTCGTCGGCGGGTCGGACGTCCTCGCCGAACTCGAAGAGCGAGGCGAACTCGCCGCGACCCTCGGGGCCGAGGAGTGA
- the gfcR gene encoding transcriptional regulator GfcR, with product MKNVDDLIESAAELAERGLSKGEIADELNVSRETASWLVERSGTATRQPDRTTTSGGPSDIHVDWSAIGRDSKRMSAVATAMADLLAKHGEDVDLTIGIEKAGSPLATLIARELGTDLGTYAPRKHQWEEGDIEDLGGTFSRNFAGIRGRECYIVDDTITSGTTMRETIAAIRDQGGDPLACVVLADKQGLEELEGVPVYSLLQVITVSEEE from the coding sequence ATGAAAAACGTCGACGACCTGATCGAGAGCGCGGCCGAACTGGCCGAGCGCGGCCTCTCGAAGGGCGAGATCGCCGACGAGTTGAACGTCTCCCGGGAGACCGCAAGCTGGCTCGTCGAGCGCAGCGGCACCGCGACCAGACAGCCGGACCGCACGACGACGAGCGGCGGCCCCTCCGACATCCACGTCGACTGGTCGGCGATCGGCCGGGACTCGAAGCGGATGAGCGCCGTCGCCACCGCGATGGCCGACCTGCTGGCGAAACACGGCGAGGACGTCGACCTCACCATCGGAATCGAGAAGGCCGGTTCGCCGCTGGCGACGCTCATCGCCCGCGAACTCGGGACCGACCTCGGGACGTACGCCCCCCGCAAGCACCAGTGGGAGGAAGGCGACATCGAGGACCTCGGCGGCACGTTCTCGCGGAACTTCGCCGGCATCCGCGGCCGCGAGTGTTACATCGTCGACGACACCATCACCAGCGGGACGACGATGCGCGAGACGATCGCGGCGATCCGCGATCAGGGCGGCGACCCCCTCGCGTGCGTCGTGCTGGCGGACAAGCAGGGCCTCGAAGAACTCGAGGGCGTCCCCGTCTACTCGCTGCTGCAGGTCATCACCGTCAGCGAGGAGGAGTGA
- a CDS encoding phosphoadenosine phosphosulfate reductase family protein, with translation MSENFPEYVDVDYEAGAGEDPEDYPRIEDKIEKAIEVTRQGLEEYENPAVMWTGGKDSTLVLYFVKEVADRFDLEVPPAIFIDHYQHFDAIHDFVERWADEWDLEVIYARNEDIGAYVEEHDLEPGDDIPVSELSEHNRHHVENILEYEEDTFPFLLDTYAGNHLLKTVALNDALEEYDVDGVISGVRWDEQEARADETFFSPRHDPDIYPPHDRVQPILQFDEAAVWEAFWNFVVPDTVAAFPDDGYVPAGKDDLPDDLGPEDTPVSPKYWEGFRSLGSEISTEKTEDDPAWLQDLEGTTERAGRAQDKEDLMERLRDLGYM, from the coding sequence ATGAGCGAGAACTTCCCAGAGTACGTCGACGTCGACTACGAGGCCGGTGCCGGCGAGGACCCCGAGGACTACCCGCGGATCGAGGACAAGATCGAGAAGGCCATCGAGGTCACCCGACAGGGCCTCGAGGAGTACGAGAACCCCGCCGTGATGTGGACCGGGGGGAAAGACTCGACGCTCGTGCTCTACTTCGTCAAAGAGGTCGCCGACCGCTTCGACCTCGAGGTGCCTCCGGCCATCTTCATCGACCACTACCAGCACTTCGACGCGATCCACGACTTCGTCGAGCGCTGGGCCGACGAGTGGGACCTCGAGGTCATCTACGCGCGCAACGAGGACATCGGCGCCTACGTCGAGGAACACGACCTCGAACCCGGCGACGACATCCCCGTCTCCGAACTCTCCGAACACAACCGCCACCACGTCGAGAACATCCTCGAGTACGAGGAGGACACGTTCCCGTTCCTGCTCGACACCTACGCGGGCAACCACCTGCTGAAGACGGTCGCGCTCAACGACGCCCTTGAGGAGTACGACGTCGACGGCGTCATCTCCGGGGTCCGCTGGGACGAACAGGAGGCCCGCGCGGACGAGACGTTCTTCTCGCCGCGCCACGACCCCGACATCTACCCGCCCCACGACCGCGTTCAGCCCATCCTCCAGTTCGACGAGGCCGCCGTCTGGGAGGCCTTCTGGAACTTCGTCGTCCCCGACACGGTCGCGGCGTTCCCGGACGACGGCTACGTCCCCGCGGGGAAAGACGACCTCCCCGACGACCTCGGGCCCGAGGACACCCCCGTCTCGCCGAAGTACTGGGAGGGCTTTCGCTCGCTGGGTAGCGAGATCAGCACCGAGAAGACCGAGGACGACCCGGCGTGGCTGCAGGACCTCGAAGGGACGACCGAGCGCGCCGGCCGCGCCCAGGACAAGGAGGACCTGATGGAGCGCCTGCGCGACCTCGGTTACATGTAG
- a CDS encoding helix-turn-helix domain-containing protein → MSVVCEFELLSRTLPLTGVAATLETILTIDDVISGTKDAPSAVFSTTGVDPDRLEAAMDGAESVLKYVALESAVVESRYRVELDASHTDIYTRLVDLQTHPMGAVVTGRGWKVSAQFADRDDLETFREACGETGIEFRPRRVFESKIDSTADYGLTAAQQEALLAAHEMGYFDVPRGADLSDLAEELDTTTSALSERLRRGQRQLVGRTIASSK, encoded by the coding sequence ATGAGTGTCGTCTGCGAGTTCGAACTGCTCTCGAGGACGTTGCCCCTCACCGGCGTCGCCGCGACTCTCGAGACGATCCTGACGATCGACGACGTCATCTCGGGGACGAAAGACGCTCCGTCGGCCGTGTTCTCGACGACGGGCGTCGACCCGGATCGCCTCGAAGCAGCCATGGACGGCGCCGAGTCGGTCCTGAAGTACGTCGCGCTCGAATCGGCGGTCGTCGAATCGAGATATCGCGTCGAACTCGATGCGTCACACACCGACATCTACACGCGACTCGTCGATCTGCAGACCCATCCCATGGGCGCGGTCGTAACCGGTCGTGGCTGGAAGGTCAGCGCGCAGTTTGCCGACCGGGACGACCTCGAAACGTTCCGCGAGGCGTGTGGGGAGACGGGGATCGAGTTCCGTCCGCGGCGAGTCTTCGAGAGTAAAATCGATTCCACGGCCGATTACGGCCTCACGGCCGCCCAGCAGGAGGCGCTACTCGCCGCCCACGAGATGGGATACTTCGACGTCCCCCGCGGGGCCGACCTGTCCGACCTCGCCGAGGAACTCGACACCACGACGTCCGCGCTGTCCGAGCGACTCCGACGCGGCCAGCGCCAACTCGTCGGGCGCACGATAGCCAGCTCGAAGTAG